The following are encoded together in the Cololabis saira isolate AMF1-May2022 chromosome 5, fColSai1.1, whole genome shotgun sequence genome:
- the lyve1b gene encoding lymphatic vessel endothelial hyaluronic receptor 1b has translation MATLRCFPSFLLLSFAAFWPSAESSTDKVIHQSHGFHGVFMVIEGERYTLNFTAANATCSFLGVTMATRDQMARAVLHGLETCKFGWIAEQLIAIPRQTSDIRCGRGKTGVVTWRVTVERTFAAYCFNASAIADLDEPLMSSTASTWLTAPTRTQTPAPSSSPSASPSASPLAPRLQTPGSTWIVSSPVTSFERLPASASPRQFITSGPTVVPPAPSTSHQASDPPASSESKTRSPPEHFLAGVVAVSLIAALVLVLAAAGVAWRYGRKRGGFCRCEREQGDDTETEMWKQTSSEMDLWGEHGPGPDLHDGELDRKYSSDVTLCVNPLMRAIGSE, from the exons CTCGTTTTTACTTCTGTCTTTCGCAGCGTTTTGGCCGTCAGCTGAGTCCAGTACAGATAAAG TCATCCATCAGAGCCACGGGTTCCATGGAGTCTTCATGGTCATCGAGGGGGAAAGGTACACCTTGAACTTCACCGCCGCCAACGCCACCTGCTCATTTCTGggtgtaaccatggcaaccagagACCAGATGGCGAGGGCAGTACTGCACGGGCTGGAGACATGCAA ATTCGGTTGGATTGCTGAACAGTTGATTGCCATCCCGCGACAAACGTCTGACATAAGATGCGGACGGGGCAAAACCGGAGTGGTGACGTGGCGGGTCACGGTGGAGAGGACGTTTGCCGCCTACTGCTTCAACGCTTCAG CGATTGCAGACCTGGATGAACCTCTGATGTCCAGCACAGCTTCCACCTGGCTGACGGCTCCGACCCGAACCCAAACACCAGCACCTTCATCTTCACCTTCAGCTTCACCCTCAGCTTCTCCGCTCGCTCCTCGGCTTCAGACACCAGGCTCCACCTGGATCGTCTCCTCCCCCGTCACTTCCTTCGAGCGCCTTCCCGCCTCAGCTTCTCCTCGTCAGTTTATCACCTCGGGACCCACGGTTGTCCCTCCGGCCCCGTCTACGTCCCACCAGGCTTCGGACCCCCCAGCTTCCTCAGAATCGAAGACCCGGAGCCCCCCAGAACACTTTCTGGCAGGAG TTGTTGCTGTAAGTCTCATCGCtgccctggtcctggttctggcgGCTGCAGGCGTCGCGTGGCGCTACGGACG GAAGAGGGGAGGTTTCTGCCGGTGTGAGCGGGAGCAGGGGGACGACACCGAGACGGAGATGTGGAAGCAGACCAGCAGCGAGATGGACCTGTGGGGGGAACACGGACCCGGGCCCGACCTCCACGACGGAGAACTGGACAGGAAGTACTCCAGCGACGTCACGCTGTGTGTGAATCCACTCATGAGAGCCATCGGTTCAGAGTAG